The window AATATTCACGCCCAAGTCTTGATAAATCTCTTATGATGATACAATTTATTCTTCTATTTTTGATATCATCCATCATTCTAATAAACGATGGTCTTTCAAAATTTGTGCCACTATATTCATAGTCAGTATAAACTTCTAAAATATCGATATTTTCTTTTAAAGCATATTCCCTACAAGCAATAGTCTGTGTTTCAATAGAATAAGATTTACTTCTCCATTCCTCACTTCTTTCATTGGAAAGCCTTGTATAAATACCAGCTCTAAATCTTGATTTTGCTTCTTGTAGTACTTCTGTTTGAAGGTGTCTTTTTGATGTTCTACCCATTTTACGCACCTCCTACAGATACATGTCTACTTTCAACAAGTGAATCGTGTAGAGCTTTTCTAAAATTCATTATTCTATTTTTCTTTTTTGTTTCTGGTTCAGATACATCTACTGACTCTGAAATTTGTTTTAATAATTCTACTTCTTCATAGTTATTTAAAACGACATCAATACGATTATCTTCTTCAATAAAAATTTTATCTACAAAAGATACAAGCGTTAATCTATCAATTTCTTGCACTTGTTTATAATTATCCGTAGACAGTTTTGAAATGTTTTCTTTTAAGACTTCTACAATCTCTTTTTTCTTTGAAATTTGACTTTCTATCTCTCTTATTTTTAATAGATAATTCTTACGATATCTTTCAAATTCTTCGCTAGAGATAAGTTCATCTTCAAGATCAAGATATAAAGATTGTCTTAGTTTTTCATATTTAGATTTTTCTTTCTCAAGACTTGCAACATCAACTTTAACTTCTAATTTAGTAAAATCAATGTTTTTAATTTTATCAAGTAATATTTGATAAACTTTTATATGATTTGTTAATACATATTCAAGTGCTTCTAGTATTTCTGTTTCTTTTATGCTATGTCTTGAACAATTTCCCGTTCTATTATTCTCTGAACAAATATAAAATATGTCTTCTCCACTTGCTTTTTTTATTTTTCTCCTAACCATAGATGAACCACAATCTTTGCAATAAAGCATACCTGCAAGCAAACTTGGTTTTTGTTTTGAGGTATTCAAATCTCTTAACATCATCTTATTAGCAAGTTCAAAAATACTTTTATTAATAATAGGTTCATGGCTATCTTTAATCACAATCCAGTCATCTTTAGATACATCTACAATTCTAGTAGATTTATAATTGAGTTTTGTTGTTTTCCCTTGTTCAAGTATTCCTATATAAACCTTATTTTCTAAAATACGATTTATCATTTTCGCATCCCATTTTCCATTTTTTATAGAAAATCCATTACAGTTCATATAAGTATTTTCTTTATACTTACCAGGTGTTACTTCTCCAATACTATTTAAGAAATCAGCAATAGCTTTTGAAGAATACCCTTCAATTTTCATATCAAAAATTCTCTCAACTATATGAGATACATTTTTATCGATTATCAATTTGTGTTTATCATTGTCATCTTTTTTGTAACCAAAAGGAGCAAATGAGGAAATAAATTCTCCATTCTTTCTTTTGATTTCTTTTGAAGATTTCACTTTCATTGAAATATCACGACAATAACTATCGTTGATAAAATTTCGGATTGGTAAAATTAGATGTGTATCACTGACATCAGCATTTTCACTATCATAGTTGTCATTTACCGATATAAAACGAACTCTTTTTTCAGGAAATATTTTTTGTAGATATTTGCCACTTTCAATATAATCTCTACCAAATCGTGATAAGTCTTTTACAATAATGATATTAAATTTTTTATTGTTTAAATCTTCTATCATTCTAATAAAATCAGGACGATTAAAATTAGATCCAGTATAACCATCATCTATATATTCGGCTACAATATTAATACCATTATTTTTTGCAAATAATTCAATAATCTGTCTTTGACTAGATATTGAATTACTTTCATTTGTATCTCCATCTTCTTTTGAAAGTCTGAGATACATACAAGCTAATTTGCTCATTTTTATTACCTCCTTAATATCTTGTGGTAAAAGTCTATTAAGGAAGTGCTTCTACATCTAATATTTTACCGCACCCTATAATTTATGTCAGGTCATCTGATTAAATTTTAATACAAGCTGCACATAAATAATTTTCAATGATATCCTCTAGACTTAATTTATTACCGTTAGAAAAACTTACTTTTACTTTATCTCTAATTTTTTCTTCTTTAGTTTTTTCTTCTTTTTCTTTTGATAATTTATTTTTACTTTTCATAATAAATCTCCTTTATAAGATTTAAGTTTTTTGACATTAGTAGGTGCATTGGTTGCTACATTGGCATCTCACCACTCCCTTTTTCTCGACAGGAAGCTCAACGTATTGAAGTATCATTATCACTATTTATTTCATTGCATACAGTTTCCACACTATATGTTTAGGTATTCCTATTTATCGCTCACTTTCTTTTATCCTTTGTATAAGACAGATACAAGTATTCATTTAAACCCTTAAGCAGAAAGGTCATTGCGTAAGTCCTAATTCTCTATAAATAGATAAAGTCCTACTTTGGTCTATTCAGTTGTCAATGAACTATTTAAATATTTTTAGAAGAATAGTTTTATCCCTCTATATGTATAAGTGAATTTTTGAGGCTAGTGTAACACTTTTTTTGAAAAAAATTTAAAAAAGTGGTTATTTTTTTATAACCACTTTAAGAAATAATTAATCAGCTAACCATTTT of the Gemella sp. zg-570 genome contains:
- a CDS encoding recombinase family protein: MSKLACMYLRLSKEDGDTNESNSISSQRQIIELFAKNNGINIVAEYIDDGYTGSNFNRPDFIRMIEDLNNKKFNIIIVKDLSRFGRDYIESGKYLQKIFPEKRVRFISVNDNYDSENADVSDTHLILPIRNFINDSYCRDISMKVKSSKEIKRKNGEFISSFAPFGYKKDDNDKHKLIIDKNVSHIVERIFDMKIEGYSSKAIADFLNSIGEVTPGKYKENTYMNCNGFSIKNGKWDAKMINRILENKVYIGILEQGKTTKLNYKSTRIVDVSKDDWIVIKDSHEPIINKSIFELANKMMLRDLNTSKQKPSLLAGMLYCKDCGSSMVRRKIKKASGEDIFYICSENNRTGNCSRHSIKETEILEALEYVLTNHIKVYQILLDKIKNIDFTKLEVKVDVASLEKEKSKYEKLRQSLYLDLEDELISSEEFERYRKNYLLKIREIESQISKKKEIVEVLKENISKLSTDNYKQVQEIDRLTLVSFVDKIFIEEDNRIDVVLNNYEEVELLKQISESVDVSEPETKKKNRIMNFRKALHDSLVESRHVSVGGA